From Streptosporangium album, the proteins below share one genomic window:
- a CDS encoding IS3 family transposase, with the protein MCRLLRERAAVSERYTLVRAEEADFPVAMMCRLLHVSTSGYYEWKDRPPSVTEQRRRELAERIQEIFDESGRTYGYRRVHAELLRSGQVVDDELVRRLMRQMGLVPVQVKRRRGLTVADAQADPIADLVGRDFTASAPGAKMVGDITQIDTGEGPLFLATVVDCFSKSVIGWSIDMRYPASLVCAAIEMAAQRIPLPVDAIFHSDRGSQYTSAEFGQVLERRGIRRSVGRTGICFDNAMAESFFGKLKTELVHHRSFATRAEARRAVIRYIEGFYNSRRLHSALGYRPPVEVLDEWLTNSTAA; encoded by the coding sequence ATGTGCCGCCTTCTTCGCGAAAGAGCAGCGGTAAGCGAGCGGTACACGCTCGTCCGTGCGGAGGAGGCCGACTTTCCCGTGGCCATGATGTGCCGTCTTCTCCATGTGTCGACCTCGGGATACTACGAATGGAAGGATCGCCCGCCGTCGGTCACCGAACAACGCCGACGCGAGCTCGCGGAAAGAATTCAGGAAATCTTCGACGAATCGGGCCGTACCTACGGCTACCGGCGGGTGCACGCTGAGCTGCTGCGCTCGGGCCAGGTGGTCGACGACGAGCTGGTGCGCCGGCTCATGCGGCAGATGGGGCTGGTTCCGGTGCAGGTCAAGCGGCGTCGTGGGCTCACCGTGGCCGACGCGCAGGCCGATCCGATCGCTGACCTGGTCGGGCGGGACTTCACCGCGTCGGCGCCCGGCGCCAAGATGGTCGGCGACATCACACAGATCGACACCGGCGAGGGGCCGCTGTTCTTGGCCACGGTCGTCGATTGTTTCTCCAAGTCGGTTATCGGGTGGTCGATCGATATGCGCTATCCGGCGAGTTTGGTGTGCGCGGCGATCGAGATGGCCGCGCAGCGCATTCCTCTTCCGGTGGATGCGATATTCCATTCTGATAGGGGAAGCCAGTACACCTCGGCTGAGTTCGGGCAGGTACTCGAAAGGCGCGGGATTCGGAGGTCGGTGGGGAGAACCGGGATATGTTTCGACAACGCGATGGCTGAATCGTTCTTTGGAAAGCTGAAGACCGAGCTGGTGCACCATCGGTCGTTCGCCACCCGCGCGGAAGCGCGTCGTGCCGTCATTCGGTACATCGAGGGCTTCTACAACTCCAGGAGGCTGCACTCCGCGTTGGGATACAGACCTCCCGTCGAAGTGCTCGATGAATGGCTGACGAATAGCACGGCGGCGTGA
- a CDS encoding inorganic phosphate transporter — MDLTLALVIGVVVVALAFDYTNGFHDAANAIATSVSTRALTPRAALFMAAAMNFLGAHLGTQVAATVGKGIIDAPQGSHGLVIVGAALVGAITWNLITWYFGLPSSSSHALIGGLVGSALASSSNVHWDGVVDKVVIPMILSPVLGFLLAAIIMIAILWGFRHSQPAKTNRGFRHAQTISAAAMALGHGLQDAQKTMGVIFLALVVGGYQNDGDPIPQWVILSAATAISLGTYAGGWRIMRTLGRRIIALTPPQGFAAEAAAATVLYTAAIGFGAPISTTHTITSAIMGVGATKRLSAVRWGVAGNIVTGWILTIPAAALVAALTYYALHWMVE; from the coding sequence GTGGACCTCACGCTCGCACTCGTCATCGGCGTGGTGGTCGTGGCGTTGGCGTTCGACTACACCAACGGCTTCCACGACGCAGCCAACGCGATCGCCACCTCGGTCTCGACGCGTGCGCTGACGCCGAGGGCCGCCTTGTTCATGGCCGCGGCGATGAACTTCCTGGGTGCCCATCTGGGCACTCAGGTGGCGGCGACCGTCGGTAAGGGCATCATCGACGCCCCACAGGGCAGCCACGGTCTGGTGATCGTGGGGGCCGCCCTGGTCGGCGCGATCACCTGGAACCTCATCACCTGGTACTTCGGCCTGCCGTCCTCCAGCAGCCACGCCCTGATCGGTGGTCTGGTCGGCTCGGCGCTCGCCTCGTCCAGCAACGTCCACTGGGACGGGGTGGTGGACAAGGTCGTCATTCCGATGATCCTCTCCCCGGTGCTCGGCTTCCTCCTGGCCGCGATCATCATGATCGCCATCCTGTGGGGCTTCCGTCACTCCCAGCCGGCGAAGACCAATCGGGGCTTCCGCCACGCGCAGACCATCTCGGCCGCTGCCATGGCTCTCGGCCACGGCCTGCAGGACGCGCAGAAGACCATGGGTGTGATCTTCCTGGCACTCGTGGTCGGGGGATACCAGAACGACGGCGACCCGATCCCCCAGTGGGTCATCCTGTCCGCCGCGACGGCCATCTCCCTGGGCACCTACGCGGGTGGCTGGCGGATCATGCGGACGCTCGGCCGCCGGATCATCGCGCTCACCCCTCCGCAGGGATTCGCAGCCGAGGCGGCCGCCGCCACCGTCCTCTACACCGCCGCCATCGGTTTCGGCGCACCCATCTCCACGACGCACACGATCACCAGTGCGATCATGGGCGTGGGGGCGACCAAACGGCTGTCCGCGGTGCGCTGGGGCGTCGCGGGCAACATCGTGACCGGCTGGATTCTGACGATCCCGGCCGCCGCGCTGGTCGCCGCGCTGACCTACTACGCGCTCCACTGGATGGTCGAGTAG
- a CDS encoding transposase has translation MAGKNYAQEFKDEVVKAVLDDQVTIGQAAKDFGVSRETVRNWVSKEKRRRSGNTEQARDAAERARVREMERRIAELEQENAFLKKCAAFFAKEQR, from the coding sequence GTGGCAGGAAAGAACTACGCCCAGGAGTTTAAGGACGAAGTCGTCAAAGCTGTCTTGGACGATCAGGTGACGATCGGGCAGGCCGCGAAGGATTTCGGGGTTTCACGGGAGACCGTACGGAACTGGGTGAGCAAGGAAAAGCGTCGCCGGTCGGGGAACACCGAGCAGGCGCGGGATGCCGCGGAGCGAGCGCGGGTCCGTGAGATGGAACGTCGGATCGCCGAGCTCGAACAAGAGAACGCCTTCCTAAAAAAATGTGCCGCCTTCTTCGCGAAAGAGCAGCGGTAA
- a CDS encoding recombinase family protein, whose protein sequence is MLQRLTVDPVPQINSDSYSRTSPLVDRAVALGWAACRVMVIDDDLGKSGTSAVDRVGFQQLVAEISLGHVGLVLGIDMSRLARSGRDWYQLLELCALSGALLADTDGVYDPADYNDRLLLGLKGTMSEAELHLIKQRMQAGRVNKARRGELAIALPLGYWRRPSGEVVLDPDEQVQAVVRLIFAMFDRIGTIQGVTRYLVEHGIEIGMRARSGLDKGEVVWRRPARATLTCLLNSPIYAGIYVYGRRRVDSFRQVPGRPKSGRTVQKPDQWLAMIEGALPAYISVEHYHRNLERLAANRPQPAAPGPAREGPALLAGLVRCGRCRRRMTVAYHVNRVGGGSTPRANYDCAGARAEWGGPLCQHLRGRCLDDFVAGEVLAALAPAALQVSLRAAEQIVANRAALERIWRQRLERAEINVQRARRCYRLAEPEKRLVVRQLEKEWEQALAARQQLSEDYHRFAQSTPAVLTPAEQATITALAADLPALWRAATTTDADRKEIIRAVVEEVTVEVRGRSELVDVTLTWAGGRTTQAVIRRPIRRFDDLSYYPQLAARVRELADCGLHPATIAETLNAEGFHPAKDHGRIGHITVMEILRRSGHPIAYRREPRPVHPDDAPREYEWWLPDLAAELSMAHSTLRRWITLGHITGRQETRPPHRWIVHADPATLAQLRDRFDRACGRTTRVHPRFADNPKFHLP, encoded by the coding sequence ATGCTCCAGCGTCTCACCGTCGACCCGGTCCCGCAGATCAACTCTGACAGTTATTCACGAACAAGCCCCCTGGTAGATCGGGCGGTCGCACTCGGGTGGGCGGCCTGCCGGGTGATGGTGATCGACGACGATCTGGGCAAGTCCGGGACAAGCGCGGTGGATCGTGTGGGGTTTCAGCAGCTGGTAGCCGAGATTAGCTTGGGCCATGTCGGGCTGGTGCTGGGCATCGATATGTCGCGCCTGGCGCGATCAGGGAGAGACTGGTATCAGCTGCTGGAATTGTGCGCGTTGTCGGGTGCGTTGCTGGCCGATACCGACGGGGTGTACGACCCGGCGGACTACAACGATCGGCTGCTGCTGGGGCTGAAAGGGACGATGTCGGAGGCTGAACTTCACCTGATCAAACAGCGGATGCAGGCCGGGCGGGTCAACAAGGCCCGCCGTGGGGAGTTGGCCATCGCGCTGCCGCTGGGGTATTGGCGCCGCCCGTCTGGTGAGGTGGTCTTGGACCCCGACGAGCAGGTGCAGGCCGTCGTACGGTTGATCTTCGCTATGTTCGACCGGATCGGCACGATTCAAGGCGTGACCCGCTACCTCGTCGAGCACGGCATCGAGATCGGCATGCGGGCACGCTCAGGGCTGGACAAGGGCGAGGTCGTCTGGCGTCGTCCGGCCCGCGCCACGCTGACCTGCCTGCTCAACAGCCCGATCTACGCTGGAATCTACGTCTACGGCCGCCGCCGGGTCGACTCTTTCCGGCAGGTCCCCGGCCGGCCCAAGAGCGGCCGGACCGTCCAAAAGCCGGATCAGTGGCTGGCGATGATCGAAGGAGCGCTGCCGGCCTACATCAGCGTCGAGCACTACCACCGTAATCTGGAACGGCTGGCGGCCAACCGGCCTCAGCCCGCGGCTCCAGGCCCAGCCCGTGAGGGTCCTGCTCTGTTGGCCGGGCTGGTGCGCTGTGGCCGGTGCCGGCGGCGGATGACGGTGGCCTACCACGTCAACCGCGTCGGCGGCGGCTCGACGCCGCGGGCGAACTACGACTGCGCCGGCGCGCGAGCCGAGTGGGGCGGCCCGCTGTGCCAGCATCTGCGCGGCAGATGCCTGGACGACTTCGTCGCCGGTGAGGTCCTGGCCGCGCTGGCCCCGGCCGCCCTCCAGGTCTCGTTGCGGGCCGCCGAGCAGATCGTCGCCAACCGGGCCGCGCTGGAGCGGATCTGGCGTCAACGCCTGGAACGCGCCGAGATCAACGTGCAGCGCGCTCGGCGCTGCTACCGCCTGGCCGAACCCGAAAAACGCCTGGTAGTGCGCCAGCTGGAGAAGGAGTGGGAGCAGGCGCTGGCGGCCCGGCAGCAACTGAGCGAGGACTACCACCGGTTCGCCCAGAGCACTCCGGCCGTTCTCACCCCGGCCGAACAGGCCACCATCACCGCTCTGGCCGCCGATCTGCCGGCGCTGTGGCGAGCTGCGACGACCACCGACGCCGACCGCAAGGAGATCATTCGCGCGGTCGTCGAGGAGGTCACCGTCGAGGTGCGCGGCCGCAGCGAACTGGTCGATGTCACCCTCACCTGGGCCGGTGGGCGCACCACCCAGGCCGTTATCCGTCGCCCGATCCGCCGGTTCGACGATCTGAGCTACTACCCTCAACTCGCCGCTCGTGTCCGTGAACTGGCCGATTGCGGCCTGCACCCCGCCACCATCGCCGAAACGCTCAACGCCGAGGGGTTTCACCCGGCCAAGGATCACGGCCGGATTGGCCACATCACTGTGATGGAGATTCTCCGGCGCAGCGGCCACCCGATCGCCTACCGCCGCGAGCCCCGGCCCGTCCACCCCGACGACGCCCCGCGCGAGTATGAATGGTGGTTGCCCGACCTGGCCGCCGAGCTGAGCATGGCCCACAGCACGCTGCGCCGTTGGATCACCCTCGGCCACATCACCGGCCGTCAGGAGACCCGGCCGCCCCACCGCTGGATCGTCCACGCCGACCCCGCCACCCTCGCACAACTACGTGACCGGTTCGACCGAGCCTGCGGCCGGACCACCCGCGTCCACCCACGATTCGCCGACAACCCGAAGTTCCACCTTCCGTAG
- a CDS encoding transposase family protein, giving the protein MLPLSTQTLTFLADLLRAHLKTIGSRWRKLPAGKIATIVLAVLRHDQRLADMAGANNVSASTVRRWMLETVELLAARAPRLDRALKKIAKAGGEVVLLDGTLIRTRRRTGADNRRNYSGKHKAHGLLVVALTDTRGNLLWVSAVRPGRASEITTARHNRLTARLREAGLGAIADLGFVGLDDDDDNPVIITGRKATRGRPLTPAQKQVNRLISAERAPVEHGFATLKAWRILTKLRLDAIHVTKLLRALMVLAITEHTR; this is encoded by the coding sequence ATGCTGCCGCTGTCCACCCAAACCCTCACCTTCCTGGCCGACCTGCTGCGCGCTCATCTCAAGACCATCGGCTCGCGCTGGCGGAAACTGCCCGCCGGGAAGATCGCCACCATCGTGCTGGCCGTCTTACGCCATGACCAGCGCCTGGCCGACATGGCCGGCGCCAACAACGTCTCGGCCTCCACCGTGCGACGCTGGATGCTGGAGACCGTCGAACTGCTCGCCGCCCGCGCACCCCGCCTGGACCGCGCCCTGAAGAAGATCGCCAAAGCCGGTGGTGAGGTCGTCCTGCTGGATGGCACCCTGATCCGCACCCGCCGCCGCACCGGAGCCGACAACCGCAGGAACTACTCGGGCAAGCACAAGGCCCACGGGCTGCTCGTGGTGGCGCTCACCGACACCCGCGGCAACCTGCTGTGGGTCTCCGCCGTCCGGCCTGGTCGCGCATCGGAGATCACCACCGCCCGGCACAACCGCCTCACCGCCCGCCTGCGCGAGGCCGGGCTGGGCGCTATCGCCGACCTCGGCTTCGTCGGCCTGGACGACGATGACGACAATCCGGTCATCATCACCGGCCGCAAAGCCACCCGCGGCAGGCCCCTCACCCCCGCGCAAAAGCAGGTCAACCGGCTCATCAGCGCCGAACGCGCCCCCGTCGAGCACGGCTTCGCCACGTTGAAGGCCTGGCGCATCCTCACCAAGCTCCGCCTGGACGCCATCCACGTCACCAAGCTGCTCCGCGCGCTGATGGTCCTGGCCATCACCGAACACACCCGCTGA
- a CDS encoding type II toxin-antitoxin system VapC family toxin gives MTATLLDTGPLIAVVDRDDKHHASCVRLLEELEGPLLLPSTVLIEAGWTINRHMGPAVHAQFLDLVTEEFELVDLLAADVRRMAELVRLYKDARLDPADVSVVAIAERLGVTQIATIDRRDFTLIRPRHVSAFRLLPDVLV, from the coding sequence ATGACCGCCACGCTCCTGGACACCGGCCCCCTGATAGCTGTCGTCGATCGAGATGACAAGCACCATGCCTCATGTGTGCGGCTCCTGGAGGAGCTGGAGGGACCACTCCTCCTGCCCTCGACGGTCTTGATTGAAGCTGGTTGGACGATCAACAGGCACATGGGGCCTGCCGTACATGCACAGTTTCTTGATCTCGTGACCGAAGAGTTCGAGTTGGTCGATCTGCTTGCTGCCGATGTACGGCGCATGGCTGAACTCGTCCGGCTTTACAAGGACGCTCGTCTCGACCCGGCTGATGTGTCCGTGGTTGCCATCGCGGAGCGTCTAGGCGTCACGCAGATTGCCACGATCGACCGCCGTGACTTCACGCTGATCCGGCCTCGGCATGTGTCGGCGTTCAGACTGTTGCCAGATGTGCTTGTCTGA
- a CDS encoding HARBI1 family protein: MPREVVLFLAGLLRAERVRRRTRAGTRALGEFKQAVLIIRWLVDGARIARPAADNAISHATCDRYVEEGVTVLKAQAPTLQEALTAAKAAGYTRLHLDGTLIETDRCRALGPNGADLWWSGKHKQHGGNIQVLSSPGGDPLWTSEVRPGREHDLTCARLHGLLDPLAKAAEDGLITLADLGYVDAGMGFRLPYKRSRGGTLTDDQIQYNKVHGALRALAERANAQLKMRFKALRNVSKCPWKIGGIVAAALVLFHREQAHKQLSPSVNAGC; the protein is encoded by the coding sequence ATGCCGCGCGAGGTTGTGCTGTTTCTGGCCGGGCTGTTGCGCGCCGAGCGGGTACGGCGCCGCACCCGCGCGGGCACTCGGGCGCTGGGCGAGTTCAAGCAGGCCGTTCTGATCATCCGCTGGCTGGTGGACGGCGCTCGGATCGCCCGGCCGGCCGCCGATAACGCCATCTCGCACGCGACCTGTGATCGGTACGTCGAAGAAGGGGTCACCGTATTGAAGGCCCAGGCGCCGACGCTACAGGAGGCGCTCACGGCGGCGAAGGCCGCCGGCTACACCCGCCTGCATCTGGATGGCACGCTGATCGAAACCGACCGCTGCCGCGCCCTGGGCCCGAACGGCGCCGACCTGTGGTGGAGTGGAAAACACAAGCAGCACGGCGGCAACATTCAGGTCCTGTCCAGCCCCGGCGGCGACCCGCTGTGGACTTCTGAGGTACGGCCCGGTCGTGAACACGATCTCACCTGTGCCCGCCTGCACGGCCTCCTCGACCCGCTGGCCAAGGCCGCCGAGGACGGGCTGATCACGTTGGCCGACCTCGGCTACGTCGATGCGGGTATGGGGTTTCGCCTGCCGTACAAGAGGTCTCGGGGTGGCACACTCACCGACGATCAGATCCAGTACAACAAGGTCCACGGTGCGCTCCGAGCCCTCGCCGAACGAGCGAACGCCCAGCTCAAGATGCGGTTCAAGGCACTGCGGAACGTCAGCAAGTGCCCTTGGAAGATCGGCGGTATCGTCGCCGCGGCGCTCGTCCTCTTCCACCGGGAGCAAGCTCACAAGCAGCTGTCACCCAGCGTGAACGCCGGTTGCTGA
- a CDS encoding transposase family protein, translating into MSPSSLTSSPPAATLDQLTDLALWESELTADPVVVESALMRRLAAVPERRSACGLRHPLVVILTLTACATLVVGGDSVAAIRQWAARTSQAVLERLGAYHDPFTGLFIVPSERTFRRVLADLDADALDTAISGYVAEVVRQVAPVPPIPDTPGRSSASSGAQPSDRTPIPPRPGYCPAPPSMARPVAAPGPSRAGGSS; encoded by the coding sequence GTGTCCCCATCTTCCCTGACCAGCTCTCCTCCCGCCGCTACTCTTGACCAGCTCACCGACCTGGCATTGTGGGAATCCGAACTGACGGCTGATCCGGTCGTGGTGGAATCAGCGTTGATGCGCCGGTTGGCGGCCGTACCTGAGCGGCGCTCAGCCTGCGGGCTGCGGCATCCGCTGGTGGTCATCTTGACGTTGACGGCGTGCGCAACGCTCGTGGTCGGCGGCGACAGCGTCGCGGCGATCCGGCAGTGGGCCGCCAGGACCTCGCAAGCAGTGCTGGAGCGGCTGGGCGCCTACCACGATCCGTTCACCGGCCTGTTCATCGTGCCCAGCGAGCGGACCTTCCGTCGGGTCCTCGCCGACCTGGACGCCGACGCGCTGGACACGGCGATCAGCGGTTATGTGGCCGAGGTGGTCCGTCAAGTGGCGCCGGTGCCGCCGATTCCCGACACCCCGGGCCGGTCGAGCGCGAGCAGCGGCGCGCAGCCCAGCGACAGGACACCCATCCCGCCCCGGCCGGGCTACTGCCCGGCGCCGCCCTCGATGGCAAGGCCTGTCGCGGCGCCCGGACCGAGCAGGGCGGGCGGGTCTTCCTGA
- the mshD gene encoding mycothiol synthase: MNAHVEHRGRLDEREVAAVLAVVEAATEADGVRPLNEHVMLHLRYGGDDRAGAVLLYVGDDLAGYAHVDPTDPVEGPSGELVVHPAFRGQGHGRHLLQAVLEQTGGRLRLWAHGGHPGAEALALSTGFTKIRSLWQMRRSLFAAIPAFELPEGVRLRAFVPGSSDEEAWVALNAKAFAHHPEQGAWTLDDLKRREQEPWFDPAGFFLAERPGGSGDGGGDTEAESGGDGTAGGGTADGDGTAGGGRLVGFHWTKVHGDGGHGHEPIGEVYVVGVDPAEQGGGLGRSLTLAGLSHLRSRGLAQVMLYVDESNPAAIHLYEKLGFTRWDVDVMYRR, translated from the coding sequence ATGAACGCGCACGTGGAACACCGAGGACGACTGGACGAGCGGGAGGTGGCCGCCGTTCTCGCGGTGGTCGAGGCCGCCACGGAGGCCGACGGCGTCAGGCCGCTCAACGAACACGTGATGCTGCACCTGCGCTACGGCGGCGACGACCGGGCGGGAGCCGTGCTCCTGTACGTCGGAGACGACCTGGCCGGCTACGCCCACGTGGATCCGACCGATCCGGTCGAAGGACCCAGCGGGGAGTTGGTGGTCCACCCCGCGTTCCGCGGGCAGGGCCACGGACGGCACCTGCTGCAGGCCGTACTGGAGCAGACAGGGGGGCGGCTGCGCCTGTGGGCGCACGGCGGGCACCCGGGAGCCGAGGCCCTCGCCTTGTCGACGGGGTTCACCAAGATCAGGTCACTCTGGCAGATGCGCCGCTCGCTGTTCGCGGCGATCCCCGCCTTCGAACTGCCCGAGGGCGTACGGCTGCGCGCCTTCGTGCCCGGGTCCTCCGACGAGGAGGCCTGGGTGGCGCTCAACGCCAAGGCCTTCGCCCACCACCCCGAGCAGGGCGCGTGGACGCTGGACGACCTGAAACGACGCGAGCAGGAGCCGTGGTTCGACCCGGCGGGTTTCTTCCTGGCGGAGCGGCCGGGCGGGAGCGGAGACGGCGGCGGCGACACGGAGGCGGAGAGCGGCGGTGACGGCACGGCGGGCGGCGGCACGGCGGATGGGGACGGCACGGCGGGCGGCGGGCGGCTGGTCGGCTTCCACTGGACCAAGGTGCACGGCGACGGCGGCCATGGGCACGAGCCGATCGGCGAGGTCTACGTGGTCGGCGTGGATCCCGCCGAGCAGGGTGGCGGGCTGGGCAGATCGCTGACCCTGGCGGGCCTGTCCCATCTCAGGTCACGGGGCCTGGCCCAGGTCATGCTGTACGTGGACGAGAGCAACCCCGCGGCGATCCATCTCTACGAGAAGCTGGGTTTCACCCGGTGGGACGTCGACGTCATGTACCGGAGATAA
- a CDS encoding IS982 family transposase, with translation MTTELNTLATALYVKIDDAVKASPDLLPWRPKTGIAPALSDAELVTLAVMSALLGFTSERRWVRYAHTELRDMFPYLPGQSGYGKRLRKASGLVLHMIRMLAADTSLWSDDVWLVDSTPVECGRSRETAKRSDLAGWAQYGYCASHSRYFWGLRLHLLCTLGGLPMAFALTGAKADERETLLGMLDSAPEMVAARPGQTIIADKNYYGRAFEQALTERDLRLLRPARKGEPERAGARLFKPLRQTIESINQTFKGQLDLERHGARTPAGVIIRVLTRILALTAAIWHNDKTGQPIKRSLIAYDH, from the coding sequence GTGACGACAGAACTGAACACCCTCGCAACCGCACTCTATGTCAAGATCGACGACGCGGTGAAGGCATCGCCGGACCTGCTGCCATGGCGGCCGAAAACGGGGATCGCACCCGCCCTCAGCGACGCCGAACTCGTGACACTGGCGGTGATGTCGGCTCTGCTGGGCTTCACCTCCGAGCGGCGCTGGGTGCGCTATGCCCACACCGAACTGAGGGACATGTTTCCTTACCTGCCCGGGCAGTCCGGGTACGGAAAGCGGCTACGCAAAGCGTCCGGCCTGGTCCTGCACATGATCAGGATGCTGGCCGCCGACACCTCGCTGTGGAGCGACGACGTGTGGCTGGTCGACTCCACGCCGGTGGAGTGCGGCCGATCCCGGGAGACGGCCAAGCGCAGCGATCTGGCCGGGTGGGCGCAGTACGGCTACTGCGCGTCCCACTCGCGGTACTTCTGGGGATTGCGGCTGCACCTGTTGTGCACCCTGGGCGGGCTGCCGATGGCGTTCGCGCTCACCGGCGCCAAGGCCGACGAGCGCGAGACCCTGCTCGGGATGCTGGATTCGGCACCCGAGATGGTGGCCGCCCGTCCCGGTCAGACGATCATCGCGGACAAGAACTACTACGGCCGCGCCTTCGAGCAGGCCCTCACCGAGCGTGACCTGAGGCTGCTGCGCCCAGCCCGCAAGGGTGAGCCCGAGCGGGCCGGAGCACGCTTGTTCAAGCCGTTGCGGCAGACCATCGAGTCGATCAACCAGACCTTCAAGGGCCAGCTCGACCTGGAACGACACGGTGCCCGTACTCCTGCTGGCGTCATCATCCGCGTACTGACACGGATCCTGGCACTGACCGCCGCAATCTGGCACAACGACAAGACTGGACAACCGATCAAGCGATCCCTGATCGCCTACGACCACTAA
- the dcd gene encoding dCTP deaminase translates to MLLSDRDIAAEIESGRVKLDPFQPEMIQPSSVDVRLDRYFRVFENHRYPHIDPAVEQPDLTRMVEPDGDEPFILHPGEFVLASTYEVISLPDDIASRLEGKSSLGRLGLLTHSTAGFIDPGFNGHVTLELSNVATLPIKLWPGMKIGQLCMFRLSSPAEHPYGSQKYGSRYQGQRGPTPSRSYLNFHRTRV, encoded by the coding sequence GTGCTGCTTTCCGATCGTGACATCGCCGCCGAGATCGAGTCCGGCAGGGTCAAGCTTGACCCTTTCCAGCCGGAGATGATCCAGCCGTCCAGTGTCGACGTGCGTCTGGACCGTTACTTCAGGGTCTTCGAGAACCACCGGTATCCGCACATCGACCCGGCGGTCGAGCAGCCCGACCTCACGCGGATGGTCGAGCCCGATGGAGACGAGCCGTTCATCCTGCATCCCGGTGAGTTCGTGCTGGCCAGCACCTACGAGGTCATCAGCCTTCCGGACGACATCGCCTCGCGGCTGGAGGGGAAGAGCTCGCTGGGGAGGCTCGGCCTGCTCACCCACTCCACCGCGGGTTTCATCGACCCCGGCTTCAACGGGCACGTGACCCTTGAGCTCTCCAACGTCGCGACGCTGCCCATCAAGCTCTGGCCTGGGATGAAGATCGGCCAGTTGTGCATGTTCCGGCTCAGTTCGCCCGCCGAACACCCCTACGGCTCGCAGAAGTACGGCTCGCGGTACCAGGGGCAGCGGGGGCCGACGCCGAGCCGTTCCTATCTGAACTTCCACCGGACCCGCGTCTGA
- a CDS encoding DUF47 domain-containing protein has protein sequence MRLRLTPSEDSYYDLFADSANNLVTASRLLVEIISDGSDREALAEKMRACEHAGDERTHAIMNRLNESFITPFDREDIYRLASNLDDVMDYMEAAADLIVLYQIDHLPKEVVRQVEVLERAAELTAEAMPRLRSMRNLNEYWIEINRLENQADQVYRRLLAKLFGGEYDALTVLKMKEVIDQLEMAADAFEHVANTIESIAVKES, from the coding sequence GTGCGCCTGCGTCTCACGCCTAGTGAGGACAGCTACTACGACTTGTTCGCCGACTCGGCGAACAACCTCGTCACAGCGTCCCGTCTGTTGGTAGAGATCATCAGCGACGGATCGGACAGGGAAGCCCTGGCCGAGAAGATGCGCGCCTGCGAGCACGCCGGTGACGAACGCACCCATGCGATCATGAACCGGCTGAACGAAAGCTTCATCACCCCTTTCGACCGGGAGGACATCTACCGCCTCGCGTCGAACCTCGACGACGTGATGGACTACATGGAGGCCGCTGCCGACCTCATCGTCCTGTACCAGATCGACCACCTCCCCAAGGAGGTCGTCCGTCAGGTCGAGGTCCTGGAGCGCGCCGCCGAACTGACCGCCGAGGCCATGCCCCGGCTGCGCTCGATGAGAAACCTGAACGAGTACTGGATCGAGATCAACCGGCTGGAGAACCAGGCTGACCAGGTTTACCGGCGCCTTCTCGCCAAGCTCTTCGGCGGGGAGTACGACGCGTTGACCGTCCTCAAGATGAAGGAGGTCATCGATCAGCTTGAGATGGCCGCCGACGCCTTCGAGCACGTGGCCAACACGATCGAGTCGATCGCGGTCAAGGAAAGCTGA